In Zingiber officinale cultivar Zhangliang chromosome 6A, Zo_v1.1, whole genome shotgun sequence, a single genomic region encodes these proteins:
- the LOC121996228 gene encoding uncharacterized protein LOC121996228, translated as MLLSSRNSPDTRCSSKLPEVRTDERGSSGILASQEELDPPILGERTPNFSIRDYVFASRCKGIEASWPFSQQFLKFCLKHGIKELLPPFEPPDVLRADSLRKLEVLTQPTAGSEAEQVSSDLDLLTTGNHSNEDPSSVPNISGLTSKEPVLVQSIHPSLEDTNSTSNHVLSVNELSHSDVGIGSASGTSRQTEEILSPIGNPLSVSLVRSTTTQSQCEVTDLSYTLDKPREPSAKRDRQIVKLVSVSETRQTEGTVKDSRVIPHPMASKVCPVCKTFSFTSNTTLNAHIDQCLSMESNSKGTQSNVSIYKVKPKKKRLMVDVYASSSCCTLEDLDKRNGTNWSSELALLNSPTSGVDGLTKRQDVLPIHSEYDRTEPVYVDSDGVKLRILSKLSEQEISHETFELRKHAKESKAREALSISKKKHFASKHLKYMKLKAQNENGLSSNMKSQIHSTDKLDCNTQNHQKNDRSLTCTSEPEQRDKTILFATVKQWACAKRSQVRKRLSIEDKCDTSKDMLPSSNMNVQPDSGNSPDAKAQTKRLSSSYEELIGSPKTKRVNFLYNVARSMDQGKHGSMELPQPNSKSSSENLITTNSLVLKLSRSSGSFTCSSVLKLKEKDAGTRDRLNSASNRKTVMLKAEALKNNDTVKRRLCLEGSKDGEIEKQSIFKKLRKNSTVSRTIQEGELPPLNNASSSSPTCYGALPRIDGSETIGSNQCSTPRNITAFGGAMNDVTSQYSTIMEHQENSNSTNLSSQTQFHGTETETLGMQIEISDSRYYGTRSSMEKTNPNPISHDRVISEKVAPSLGTQLDSCQSEEHAQPIYATETCTEQFQHQEKFHADSNSYENGDQQIKLTEVKQRAYSHMMQPEEEPADDTLSLHESSGCLTCHNDVPERSSSTSSIRITASHSKNVSTDREPSGSPISTASTISLPSPSDLKFQGAEKSSGSASANDNPNPAIPSAESIEVAQEGNLDNREQETKEIVPDKKLHQCQDDKCLCGSCRERINKVSESFRQSGTVKTTLPKWVSNLPIRPRNSSSFDLYQNHNMTDNSETGAHSKSTLLKSSLDLPVKFPIRGNTCSPRPSLQSQNHSVSSPMLRLMGKNLLVQNHEGNEQSQPALNYSQQVNLSHPEYALNSNHMKQGNFQYQHNQLVAGPPRAFGRTAPPLVDHQIPLNLPRRPSGGGFTGVPLQSGCTAKLDQQIQQLQPRKDPRLSCQIMDQLIVIDDPRHENGARGFLTNSASNLAFTNSSHSSLPHTSLFYYPLQNQTVDYIRPLLPNLYSSANFSFMNQNISSENQGPFVPNPSLFQSLPGQRAPVMYYSRNLH; from the exons ATGTTATTATCTAGTAGAAACTCTCCAGATACAAGATGTTCCTCCAAACTTCCAGAAGTAAGGACTGATGAAAGGGGTTCGTCTGGAATCCTAGCCTCCCAAGAGGAATTAGATCCACCAATCCTTGGAGAGAGAACTCCCAATTTCTCTATAAG AGATTATGTCTTTGCATCACGTTGCAAAGGGATTGAAGCTTCTTGGCCGTTTTCTCAACAGTTCTTGAAGTTTTGTTTGAAGCATGGTATTAAAGAGTTGTTGCCACCTTTTGAACCTCCTGATGTACTGAGAGCTGACAGTCTCAGAAAGTTGGAAGTATTAACTCAGCCTACTGCTGGTTCAGAAGCTGAACAAGTTTCTTCAGACTTGGATCTTCTTACAACTGGTAATCACTCCAATGAAGATCCTTCTAGTGTGCCAAACATATCGGGATTAACCTCAAAGGAGCCTGTTTTAGTTCAATCCATCCATCCATCACTGGAGGATACAAATTCTACTTCTAACCATGTCTTATCTGTGAATGAGTTGAGCCATAGTGATGTTGGAATTGGCTCAGCTTCTGGAACTTCTCGACAAACTGAAGAAATTTTAAGTCCGATTGGTAATCCTCTTTCTGTATCTCTAGTCAGATCTACTACAACACAGTCACAGTGTGAGGTCACTGATCTTAGCTATACTCTTGACAAACCTCGTGAACCTTCCGCTAAAAGAGACAGGCAGATAGTGAAATTGGTTTCAGTCTCAGAGACTAGACAAACAGAAGGCACTGTAAAAGATTCTAGAGTGATACCGCATCCTATGGCTTCAAAGGTCTGCCCTGTCTGTAAAACATTCTCTTTCACTTCGAATACCACTCTGAATGCTCACATAGACCAATGTCTCTCGATGGAGTCTAACTCTAAGGGCACACAGAGTAATGTTTCAATATATAAAGTCAAGCCAAAAAAGAAGAGGTTGATGGTGGATGTCTATGCAAGTTCTAGCTGCTGCACTCTTGAAGACCTTGATAAGAGGAATGGTACAAACTGGAGTTCTGAATTGGCATTACTGAATTCTCCAACTAGTGGTGTGGATGGGCTGACCAAAAGACAAGATGTTTTACCAATTCATTCTGAGTATGATAGGACTGAACCAGTGTATGTTGATTCAGATGGTGTAAAGCTTAGGATTTTGTCCAAGTTAAGCGAACAAGAAATATCACATGAAACGTTTGAGCTCAGGAAACATGCAAAAGAATCGAAGGCAAGGGAAGCTCTATCAATTAGCAAGAAAAAGCATTTTGcatcaaaacatttgaaatataTGAAATTGAAAGCACAAAATGAGAATGGTCTCTCATCTAACATGAAGTCACAG ATCCATTCTACAGATAAATTGGATTGTAACACACAGAATCATCAGAAGAATGATAGATCTCTGACATGCACATCAGAGCCAGAACAGAGAGACAAGACCATTTTGTTTGCAACAGTGAAGCAGTGGGCATGCGCCAAGCGCTCACAGGTCCGGAAAAGGTTAAGCATAGAAGACAAGTGTGATACCTCGAAGGACATGCTACCTTCTAGTAACATGAATGTCCAACCAGATTCAGGCAACTCTCCTGATGCGAAGGCACAGACCAAGAGATTATCTAGTTCATATGAAGAGCTGATTGGTTCTCCAAAGACAAAGAGAGTTAATTTCCTATATAATGTTGCCCGTAGCATGGATCAAGGGAAGCACGGGTCTATGGAACTGCCTCAGCCAAACTCCAAATCGTCTTCAGAAAATTTGATCACAACTAATAGTCTTGTTTTGAAATTATCAAGATCATCAGGGAGCTTTACATGTTCATCAGTGTTGAAATTAAAAGAGAAGGATGCAGGCACTCGAGACAGGCTCAATAGTGCTTCTAATAGGAAAACAGTAATGTTGAAAGCTGAAGCTTTGAAGAATAATGACACAGTTAAGAGGCGACTTTGTTTAGAAGGAAGCAAAGATGGAGAAATTGAGAAACAATCCATCTTTAAAAAGTTACGTAAGAACAGTACTGTCTCAAGGACTATTCAGGAAGGAGAACTTCCACCATTGAACAATGCAAGTTCATCTAGTCCTACATGTTATGGtgctcttcccagaatagatggaAGCGAAACAATAGGATCTAACCAATGTTCTACACCGAGGAATATTACAGCATTTGGAGGAGCTATGAATGATGTGACATCTCAATATTCGACCATAATGGAACACCAGGAAAACAGCAATTCAACAAATCTGAGCTCACAAACTCAATTCCATGGAACCGAAACTGAAACTTTAGGCATGCAAATCGAAATATCTGACTCCAGATATTATGGGACCAGATCTTCCATGGAGAAAACTAATCCCAATCCTATTTCTCATGATAGAGTAATCTCAGAAAAGGTTGCACCATCTCTTGGCACACAATTAGATTCTTGTCAATCTGAAGAACATGCACAACCAATATATGCAACTGAAACCTGCACAGAACAGTTTCAACATCAAGAGAAGTTTCATGCTGATAGTAATTCTTATGAGAATGGAGATCAGCAGATTAAATTGACAGAGGTTAAACAAAGAGCATATTCTCACATGATGCAGCCAGAGGAAGAGCCAGCTGATGATACTCTTTCTCTTCATGAGTCTAGTGGTTGTTTGACTTGTCACAATGATGTACCAGAAAGAAGCTCATCAACAAGTTCTATTAGAATTACAGCAAGTCATTCCAAGAATGTATCAACTGACAGGGAACCGTCTGGATCTCCCATTTCCACTGCATCAACCATCTCTCTACCATCTCCATCAGATTTAAAATTTCAAGGTGCTGAAAAGTCATCTGGATCTGCTAGTGCCAATGATAACCCAAATCCAGCAATTCCTTCTGCAGAAAGTATTGAAGTAGCTCAGGAGGGAAATTTAGATAATAGGGAGCAAGAAACTAAGGAGATCGTGCCAGATAAAAAACTTCATCAATGTCAGGATGATAAGTGCTTATGCGGCTCGTGCAGAGAGAGAATTAATAAAGTTTCTGAATCGTTCAGACAAAGTGGTACCGTCAAGACTACCTTGCCAAAGTGGGTATCAAACTTGCCCATTCGACCGAGGAATTCATCCTCCTTTGATCTCTACCAGAATCATAATATGACAGACAATTCAGAAACTGGAGCACATAGTAAATCAACTTTGCTGAAGAGTTCACTGGATTTGCCAGTCAAGTTTCCTATTCGTGGCAATACATGTTCACCCAGGCCATCACTGCAATCACAGAATCATTCTGTTTCCAGTCCTATGCTAAGGTTGATGGGTAAAAACTTACTGGTCCAGAACCATGAAGGAAATGAACAAAGTCAGCCTGCATTGAATTACAGTCAACAGGTAAATCTTTCTCATCCTGAATATGCTTTGAACAGCAATCACATGAAGCAGGGCAACTTTCAGTATCAGCATAATCAGCTTGTTGCTGGGCCTCCTCGAGCTTTTGGCCGAACTGCACCGCCTCTAGTTGATCACCAGATTCCGCTGAATTTACCTCGAAGGCCAAGTGGTGGTGGCTTTACGGGTGTTCCACTGCAATCTGGTTGTACAGCTAAACTTGATCAACAGATTCAGCAATTGCAACCACGCAAAGATCCTCGTTTATCTTGTCAAATAATGGATCAGTTGATTGTGATTGATGACCCTCGGCATGAGAATGGTGCAAGAGGATTCCTAACAAATTCAGCAAGCAATTTGGCATTTACAAATTCAAGTCATAGCTCTCTGCCTCATACTTCACTCTTCTACTATCCATTACAAAACCAAACGGTCGATTATATTAGACCCTTGCTCCCTAATCTCTACTCGAGTGCCAATTTCAgttttatgaatcaaaatatcagcTCAGAGAACCAGGGTCCTTTCGTGCCAAACCCCAGTTTATTCCAGTCCCTCCCGGGTCAAAGAGCACCTGTTATGTACTACTCAAGGAACCTGCATTGA